One Prosthecobacter debontii DNA window includes the following coding sequences:
- a CDS encoding zinc-binding dehydrogenase, producing the protein MRTAPAAVLYESRQPMVIEEVTVLPPQLGEVMVRMKAAGICHSDLHVIKGDLPMPCPIILGHEGAGIVEEVGAGVTSVKPGDHVIPIWRASCGRCHYCLTGKPALCDMGTEMRFTGMMPDGKTRFRNHRGDSIRHYAGVSTFSSLSTMPEAAVVKIDPEFPLWKAALIGCGVITGVGAVIHAAQVPPGSKVAVFGCGGIGLNIIQGARLVHCTQIIAVDTLAIKEGYARALGATHFIDASRQDPVQAIRDLTGGRGVDYAFEAVGLPQPIEQAYDSLRKGGTCVVSGICRGDARAAINVNQLVYAEKTLKGTLYGSTRPRIDLPHLIDMSKVGSLMLDELLTRTYRLEDINEGYAALERGEVARSLILWD; encoded by the coding sequence ATGCGCACAGCTCCCGCCGCCGTTCTTTATGAATCTCGCCAACCGATGGTTATCGAAGAGGTCACTGTCCTTCCTCCGCAACTAGGCGAGGTCATGGTGCGGATGAAAGCGGCAGGCATCTGCCACAGTGACCTTCATGTGATCAAGGGTGATCTACCCATGCCCTGCCCCATCATTCTCGGTCATGAAGGCGCAGGGATTGTGGAAGAAGTAGGTGCAGGAGTAACGAGCGTAAAACCAGGTGATCATGTCATCCCCATCTGGCGTGCCTCCTGCGGACGTTGTCACTACTGCCTTACGGGTAAACCCGCGCTTTGTGACATGGGCACCGAGATGCGCTTTACCGGCATGATGCCCGATGGAAAAACACGATTTCGAAACCATCGCGGAGACAGCATTCGTCACTACGCCGGAGTCTCCACCTTCAGCAGCCTCTCCACGATGCCTGAGGCTGCGGTGGTCAAGATTGATCCCGAATTTCCCTTGTGGAAAGCGGCTTTAATTGGCTGCGGTGTGATCACCGGAGTTGGGGCGGTTATCCACGCCGCTCAGGTGCCTCCTGGCTCGAAAGTGGCCGTCTTCGGATGCGGGGGCATCGGGTTGAACATCATTCAGGGAGCACGCCTCGTGCATTGCACTCAGATCATCGCGGTGGATACCCTGGCCATCAAAGAAGGCTATGCGCGAGCCCTGGGAGCGACCCATTTCATCGATGCCAGTCGGCAAGATCCTGTGCAAGCCATCCGCGATCTTACTGGCGGACGCGGAGTGGACTATGCCTTTGAAGCCGTCGGGCTACCTCAACCTATCGAACAAGCTTATGACAGTCTCAGAAAGGGCGGCACCTGCGTCGTCTCGGGAATATGCCGCGGAGATGCACGGGCAGCCATCAATGTGAATCAGTTGGTGTATGCCGAGAAAACCCTCAAGGGTACTCTTTATGGCAGCACTCGACCTCGGATTGATCTGCCTCATTTGATTGATATGAGCAAGGTCGGAAGCCTCATGCTGGATGAATTATTGACGCGCACCTATCGCTTGGAAGACATCAACGAAGGCTATGCGGCATTGGAACGTGGTGAGGTGGCCCGTAGCTTAATCCTGTGGGATTGA
- a CDS encoding thioredoxin family protein, with amino-acid sequence MKNPLALLLPFALLATSCDAKNEPEKAVKPSVTFPAGSPSFGLNYQAALDLGKKANKPIVLVFSAKWCVPCQSMKKSVYPSKEVTPLHDKFVWAYLDIDEEANASAAQKYNVDIIPHIQFLSPQGKELGSSVGGTSAREFAGILGTVLSKAYPGKTTPTQVPEPGTPRPKPKSPATPNLPKASPASDASASDSHTKSGETTGSINEIPPATPVTPPAGPTPAN; translated from the coding sequence ATGAAAAACCCCCTCGCTTTACTTCTGCCTTTCGCACTTTTGGCCACTTCCTGCGATGCAAAAAATGAACCCGAAAAGGCCGTAAAACCGTCTGTCACTTTTCCAGCAGGCAGCCCCTCGTTCGGACTGAATTATCAGGCCGCCCTGGATCTTGGTAAAAAGGCAAACAAACCCATCGTCCTCGTTTTCTCAGCGAAGTGGTGTGTGCCTTGCCAATCCATGAAGAAGAGTGTGTATCCCAGCAAGGAAGTCACCCCCCTTCATGACAAATTTGTCTGGGCTTATCTGGATATCGATGAGGAAGCCAATGCTTCAGCGGCTCAGAAATACAACGTGGACATCATCCCGCACATCCAATTTCTGTCCCCACAAGGCAAGGAATTGGGCAGCAGTGTCGGCGGCACCAGTGCCCGTGAGTTTGCTGGGATCCTGGGCACTGTTTTGTCCAAAGCTTACCCCGGCAAAACCACTCCCACCCAGGTGCCAGAGCCAGGAACGCCGAGGCCCAAGCCAAAATCTCCAGCCACCCCCAATCTCCCGAAAGCTTCTCCAGCGAGTGACGCTTCCGCATCGGATTCTCACACCAAGTCTGGTGAAACAACGGGCAGCATCAACGAGATACCCCCAGCGACTCCAGTCACGCCGCCCGCAGGCCCAACACCCGCAAACTGA
- a CDS encoding NAD(P)/FAD-dependent oxidoreductase: MLQVSQLKLPVDHSEAELRQALLDRLQVKEAAYTIKQRAIDARRGRVHFSYTLLVEVKHEADVLKAHQDDTQIVPAPDETYREFDSCRHVHAGERPVVVGTGPCGLFAGLLLARAGLKPILLERGKAAGDRARDVTGFWRRGWDFNPESNVQYGEGGAGTFSDGKLYTQIRDREHRIPWILKEMVAAGAPEDILIKARPHIGTDRLIKVVRHIREEIISLGGEVRFGSRVSDVVIEKGSLRAVVLADGSVIEGSPIIFGIGHSSRDTFAMLHAHGIPFDPKPFSVGVRIEHPQRLVDQMLYGKWAGHERLGSAPYKFVAHCRTGRSAYSFCMCPGGLVVAATSEPGMVVTNGMSSYARAEANANAGFMVEVGPQDYGDAHPLAGIEFQRQIERRAYETGGSNYHAPAQLLGDFLAGRASSSQGSVKPSYEPGVVWTDLREVLPERVIATLKEAVSHINKSLPGFDLADAVLTAAETRSSAPVRIPRDPVTLECTSLKNFYPAGEGAGYAGGIISAAADGMRVAEAVLKARVG, from the coding sequence ATGCTGCAAGTTTCTCAACTTAAACTCCCCGTGGATCACTCTGAAGCCGAGCTTCGACAAGCTCTGCTGGATCGCCTTCAGGTGAAAGAAGCCGCCTACACGATCAAGCAGCGAGCGATCGATGCCCGCCGTGGGAGAGTTCACTTCAGCTACACGCTCCTCGTCGAGGTGAAACATGAAGCGGACGTCTTGAAGGCCCATCAAGACGATACCCAGATCGTTCCTGCCCCAGATGAAACTTACCGTGAGTTTGACTCCTGCCGCCATGTTCATGCCGGGGAACGTCCCGTGGTGGTCGGCACTGGGCCTTGTGGCTTGTTTGCAGGGCTATTGCTGGCCCGAGCGGGTTTGAAACCCATCCTGCTCGAGCGCGGAAAGGCGGCAGGGGATCGAGCCCGCGATGTGACGGGTTTCTGGCGGCGCGGATGGGATTTTAATCCCGAATCCAATGTTCAATATGGCGAAGGGGGCGCGGGCACCTTCTCCGATGGCAAGCTCTACACCCAGATTCGAGATCGTGAGCATCGCATTCCCTGGATTCTCAAGGAGATGGTCGCTGCCGGTGCCCCAGAGGATATCTTGATTAAAGCGCGGCCGCACATTGGCACAGACCGCCTCATCAAAGTGGTGCGGCATATTCGTGAGGAAATCATCTCCTTGGGGGGAGAGGTGCGCTTTGGCAGCCGCGTGAGCGATGTGGTCATTGAAAAAGGCAGCCTGAGAGCAGTGGTGCTGGCGGATGGCAGTGTTATCGAGGGATCTCCGATCATTTTTGGCATCGGGCACAGTAGCCGGGATACCTTTGCCATGCTTCATGCCCACGGCATACCGTTTGATCCGAAGCCTTTCTCGGTCGGAGTGCGTATCGAACACCCGCAGCGGCTGGTGGATCAAATGCTCTATGGGAAATGGGCCGGTCATGAGCGTCTGGGCTCGGCGCCTTATAAATTTGTCGCTCACTGCCGCACTGGGCGCAGCGCTTACAGCTTCTGCATGTGTCCCGGTGGACTTGTCGTCGCAGCCACGTCAGAACCTGGCATGGTGGTGACCAATGGCATGAGCAGTTATGCTCGCGCTGAAGCCAATGCCAATGCAGGTTTCATGGTGGAAGTCGGCCCCCAAGATTATGGGGATGCCCATCCTTTGGCGGGCATCGAATTCCAACGGCAAATCGAGCGCCGTGCCTACGAAACGGGGGGGAGCAACTACCATGCCCCAGCCCAGCTTCTGGGGGATTTCTTGGCGGGGCGTGCCTCCTCTTCGCAGGGAAGTGTGAAGCCTTCCTATGAGCCCGGAGTGGTCTGGACCGATCTCCGTGAAGTATTGCCAGAGCGGGTCATCGCCACACTCAAAGAAGCTGTTTCGCACATCAATAAAAGCCTACCGGGTTTTGATCTCGCAGATGCGGTGCTGACTGCCGCAGAGACCCGCAGTTCAGCCCCCGTTCGCATTCCACGTGATCCCGTCACCCTGGAGTGTACTTCTCTGAAGAATTTTTACCCTGCTGGGGAAGGAGCTGGCTATGCGGGAGGCATCATTTCAGCCGCAGCGGATGGCATGCGGGTGGCAGAGGCGGTTTTGAAGGCACGTGTGGGCTAG
- a CDS encoding ABC transporter ATP-binding protein — protein MPETPPTKKLWDRSAWKDAAFFLRYLRPHFNVFIPALIALALTAGLTVLFINLLAEVAGKGLGGATGPEWMAELKQSILTMIAIVSTQAFIAFWRIMLFAKASERALASLRMDTFSRIIRLPMSTLNARRVGELASRLANDVESMRETLVVTLPMLIRHSVMLLGCLVLVLQISVKLALVMIATIPVVIVMIAIFGARIRKLTRKAQDDLATSQVIVEESLQSIISVKAFANEAHEIGRYNQHLGTFLKTAIRAAAPRAAFISFIIFAFSLALIIVAWVALTMLSGGEIQAEQLSRFAALSGMIGSSFAAFSELITQLQRTLGATDRVREILLEPTEPEIPDAPKVRFHGEIEMQNLAFAYPSRPEAPVLRDFSLKASAGQRIALVGPSGSGKTTSISLLYRFYEPTSGSILIDGKPIAEMALPTLRHNLALVPQEVLLFGGSIRDNIAYGKPEATEEEIVEAAKKANAHLFIEKLPEGYETLVGERGTQLSGGQRQRIAIARAILADPAILILDEATSSLDAESERLVQDALDKLMENRTSIIVAHRLSTVRRCDQILVLSAGTIIERGTHEELVSKPGTLYGTLARLQLE, from the coding sequence ATGCCAGAAACCCCTCCGACCAAAAAGCTCTGGGATCGCTCCGCCTGGAAGGATGCCGCTTTTTTCCTGCGCTATCTGCGCCCGCATTTCAATGTCTTCATTCCAGCCCTCATTGCCCTCGCCCTGACCGCCGGGCTAACGGTCCTGTTCATCAACCTTCTGGCAGAAGTTGCCGGCAAAGGTCTTGGCGGTGCCACAGGGCCGGAATGGATGGCGGAATTGAAGCAGTCGATCCTGACCATGATCGCCATCGTCAGCACCCAGGCGTTCATCGCCTTTTGGCGCATCATGCTCTTTGCTAAGGCCAGCGAGCGCGCTCTGGCTTCCTTACGGATGGATACTTTCAGCCGGATCATCCGCCTGCCCATGTCTACGCTCAATGCCCGACGTGTGGGCGAACTGGCATCTCGGCTGGCCAACGATGTCGAGTCCATGCGTGAGACCTTGGTGGTGACCCTGCCCATGCTCATCCGTCACAGTGTCATGCTGCTGGGCTGTCTGGTGCTCGTGCTGCAAATTTCGGTCAAACTGGCTTTGGTAATGATTGCCACCATTCCGGTGGTCATTGTCATGATTGCCATCTTTGGCGCGAGAATTCGTAAACTCACTCGCAAGGCTCAGGATGACTTGGCGACCTCTCAAGTGATCGTGGAAGAAAGCCTGCAGAGCATCATCAGCGTCAAGGCCTTTGCCAATGAGGCGCACGAGATCGGCCGCTACAATCAGCACCTCGGCACTTTCTTAAAGACTGCCATTCGCGCCGCAGCCCCGCGTGCGGCCTTCATCTCGTTCATCATCTTCGCCTTCAGTCTGGCGCTGATCATCGTCGCCTGGGTAGCTCTTACGATGCTCAGCGGCGGAGAAATCCAGGCCGAACAACTCTCTCGTTTTGCGGCTCTCAGCGGCATGATTGGCTCGTCATTCGCGGCCTTTTCTGAACTCATCACACAACTCCAGCGCACCCTCGGTGCCACCGATCGTGTACGGGAGATCTTGCTCGAACCGACGGAGCCGGAGATTCCAGATGCACCGAAGGTCCGTTTCCACGGCGAGATCGAGATGCAAAACTTGGCTTTTGCCTATCCCTCCCGCCCGGAAGCCCCCGTGCTGCGCGATTTTTCACTCAAAGCCAGCGCAGGTCAGCGCATCGCACTGGTCGGTCCGAGCGGTAGCGGCAAGACCACCTCCATTTCCCTGCTCTATCGCTTTTATGAACCCACCAGTGGCAGCATCTTGATCGATGGGAAGCCCATTGCAGAAATGGCCCTCCCCACACTCCGCCATAATCTGGCTCTCGTGCCTCAAGAAGTGCTTCTCTTTGGCGGCAGCATTCGCGACAACATCGCTTACGGCAAACCTGAGGCCACCGAAGAAGAGATCGTTGAAGCAGCGAAAAAGGCCAATGCCCACCTTTTCATTGAGAAGCTCCCCGAGGGCTATGAAACGCTTGTCGGCGAGCGCGGCACTCAGCTTTCTGGCGGACAGCGCCAGCGAATCGCCATCGCACGAGCCATTCTGGCTGACCCCGCGATCCTCATTCTCGACGAGGCGACCAGCAGCCTGGATGCGGAAAGCGAACGCCTCGTACAAGACGCGCTGGATAAGCTCATGGAAAACCGCACATCCATCATCGTGGCTCATCGCCTCTCCACGGTCCGGCGTTGTGATCAGATCCTAGTCTTGAGTGCTGGCACCATCATCGAACGCGGAACACACGAAGAGCTCGTGAGCAAACCGGGCACTCTCTACGGCACACTAGCTCGTCTTCAGTTGGAATAA
- a CDS encoding alpha/beta hydrolase, producing MWRFFLSLVVLGSLQAVEPLTHVYKHVEGRDLKLTIVNPPDWRAEAKLPAMVFFHGGGWVGGTPTQFTQHSDYLSTRGLVCIQVEYRLLKGQPSETPPLVCVQDAKSAMRWVRGHAAELGIDPHRIGAGGGSAGGHLAAFVGMVEGKDDPQDNLDISPKANALVLFNPVFDNGPDQGWGYARVKSQYREFSPAHNITADDPPAIIFLGTQDKLIPVSVVERFKSGMNKVGVRCEALFYEGQGHGFFNAGKNTEFFQKTLLATDQFLVSLGWLQGEPTLKVSDTKG from the coding sequence ATGTGGCGTTTCTTTCTCAGCTTAGTCGTTTTGGGTTCTCTTCAGGCCGTCGAGCCGCTGACTCATGTGTATAAACATGTCGAAGGACGAGACTTAAAGCTCACGATCGTCAATCCACCCGATTGGAGAGCGGAAGCCAAGCTCCCCGCCATGGTGTTTTTCCACGGTGGCGGCTGGGTGGGTGGAACACCCACCCAATTCACACAACACAGTGATTATTTATCCACGCGAGGACTTGTCTGCATTCAGGTGGAGTATCGGCTCCTCAAAGGACAACCCTCGGAGACTCCTCCGCTGGTCTGTGTTCAGGATGCCAAGTCCGCCATGCGTTGGGTGCGGGGGCATGCTGCGGAGTTAGGGATTGATCCTCATCGCATCGGTGCTGGTGGTGGATCAGCAGGTGGTCACCTTGCGGCTTTCGTCGGTATGGTGGAGGGAAAGGATGACCCTCAAGATAATCTCGACATCTCGCCGAAGGCTAACGCATTGGTATTGTTTAACCCGGTCTTCGACAACGGTCCTGATCAAGGCTGGGGGTATGCTCGGGTGAAGTCGCAGTATCGTGAATTTTCTCCTGCACACAATATTACCGCCGATGATCCTCCCGCGATCATCTTTTTGGGCACGCAGGATAAGCTCATCCCGGTGAGTGTGGTTGAACGGTTTAAGAGCGGTATGAATAAGGTGGGAGTGCGCTGTGAAGCTCTATTTTATGAAGGGCAAGGCCACGGTTTTTTCAATGCTGGTAAAAACACTGAATTTTTTCAAAAGACTCTGTTGGCGACCGATCAGTTTTTGGTGTCACTGGGTTGGCTACAGGGCGAGCCGACTCTAAAGGTGTCGGATACTAAGGGGTAG